In Chloracidobacterium sp., the following proteins share a genomic window:
- a CDS encoding TraR/DksA family transcriptional regulator, with protein sequence MSKQNLKEVKQKLIAERELLIQKLNGNDLSIDDSETPDPVDLAVRNYSKNVMLAVSENESRQLTLIDEAILRIADKEYGECQNCGKDIQPKRLAAIPWARYCLDCQSLLEQGLLDEE encoded by the coding sequence ATGAGTAAACAGAACCTGAAGGAAGTAAAACAGAAGCTGATCGCCGAGCGCGAACTCCTTATCCAGAAACTGAACGGCAACGACCTGTCGATCGATGATTCGGAGACACCCGATCCGGTGGATCTGGCCGTTCGCAATTATTCAAAGAATGTGATGCTGGCCGTTTCAGAGAATGAAAGCCGACAGCTTACGCTGATCGACGAAGCTATCTTGAGAATTGCAGACAAGGAATACGGCGAGTGCCAGAATTGCGGCAAGGACATCCAGCCAAAGCGGCTGGCGGCCATTCCTTGGGCACGCTATTGTCTCGATTGCCAGTCGCTGCTCGAACAAGGCCTGCTAGACGAGGAATGA
- a CDS encoding ComF family protein yields the protein MGPVDSILSLAYPQQCAVCGGAVENRSDGCACSDCWASTTVFTGDEMLCEKCGAYFGPQAAPVAVRCHKCDEHHYDRALAAGIYEKALSASILRLKSSPSIPRRLRRMIHSAGMRLDPADLIVPVPLSRMRQIERGFNQADVIALELSKTLCVPVDRHSLIRRVHTPMHRAAMDRKARELTVENAFYVTRPNVIEGRTILLVDDVFTSGATASSCAKVLKKRGAATVDIFTIARAVMD from the coding sequence ATGGGGCCAGTTGACTCCATTCTCTCCCTTGCATATCCCCAGCAATGTGCTGTCTGCGGCGGTGCTGTCGAGAACCGCTCGGACGGCTGCGCCTGCTCGGACTGCTGGGCCTCTACCACCGTCTTCACCGGCGACGAGATGCTCTGCGAGAAATGTGGGGCATATTTTGGCCCGCAGGCTGCTCCGGTGGCTGTCAGATGTCACAAGTGCGACGAACATCACTACGATCGGGCATTGGCGGCCGGGATCTATGAAAAGGCACTGTCGGCATCGATCCTCAGGCTCAAATCCTCACCATCGATCCCCAGACGGCTGCGACGCATGATACATTCTGCCGGAATGCGGTTGGATCCCGCAGACCTGATCGTACCGGTGCCGCTCTCACGAATGCGTCAGATCGAGCGCGGCTTTAATCAGGCGGACGTAATAGCTCTTGAATTGTCAAAGACCCTGTGCGTGCCCGTCGACCGGCATTCGCTAATTCGACGGGTCCACACGCCGATGCATCGAGCAGCGATGGACCGGAAAGCACGCGAATTGACGGTCGAGAACGCCTTTTACGTCACTCGGCCCAACGTCATCGAGGGCCGCACGATCCTGCTCGTGGACGACGTATTCACGTCGGGAGCCACGGCATCAAGCTGCGCAAAAGTCCTTAAGAAACGAGGAGCGGCGACGGTGGATATCTTCACCATCGCACGCGCCGTCATGGATTAA
- a CDS encoding PQQ-dependent sugar dehydrogenase: MKLFRPLAAICFSAVLGAAAFGQGVPAPLKIRLQQFLSGVTSPVFMTNAGDGTNRLFIVQQNGIIKVLQPGATTATDFLNISTRIISGGERGLLGLAFHPDYAINRRFFVYYTRTGDGAIQIAEYKVSVGNPNVADTTENVIITIPHPGASNHNGGTVLIGPDGYLYAGTGDGGSGNDPPNNAQNINVLLGKVIRLDINNIPPGQVPQYNIPPDNPYVGIAGADEIYTIGMRNPYRMAFDRGGNNELWAADVGQGQIEEVDIITLGGNYGWRAYEGNNCTGLNPTQCAGGANPIVHTPPIFQYSHSGGRCSITGGFVYRGIRNTLPFGSYVYADYCSGEVFLWNNNQQTVIDNTSSLNIVGFGEDEAGELYMIREGGPIYKIVRVSSSADVDGDLKSDVAVYRPSNNNWYALHSSNGTVRQQQFGQAGDIPVPEDYDGDNITDIGLFRPSGGLWLYYRSSDNTVFTDDWGSNRDTPVPGDYDGDGKGDLAVFTPSSGLWFIQRSSDDGLITTQFGGLGDRPVIGDYDGDGRCDIAIWRDTDGIWYRLNSSNGAFSAFQWGTTGDLPAPGDFDADGKADVSVFRPSSGIWYRRNSQAGTFVATQWGVDGDIPVVGDYDGDSRDDIGVFRPSTGIWYAQRSTNGTLMAVQWGMDGDVPLPSVDRP; encoded by the coding sequence ATGAAGTTATTTAGGCCGCTTGCGGCGATTTGTTTTTCAGCGGTGCTCGGAGCTGCGGCGTTTGGCCAGGGTGTTCCGGCCCCGCTGAAGATACGGCTCCAGCAATTTTTGTCGGGCGTGACCTCGCCCGTCTTTATGACAAATGCAGGCGACGGGACAAATCGCCTGTTCATCGTTCAGCAAAACGGCATTATCAAGGTGCTGCAGCCCGGAGCGACGACCGCGACGGACTTTTTGAACATCAGCACGCGGATCATCTCGGGCGGCGAACGCGGGCTGCTGGGACTGGCGTTCCACCCGGATTACGCGATCAATCGACGGTTCTTCGTCTATTACACGCGGACCGGCGACGGCGCGATCCAGATCGCTGAGTATAAGGTGAGCGTAGGCAACCCGAATGTGGCAGACACGACCGAGAACGTAATAATCACGATCCCGCACCCCGGAGCATCGAATCACAACGGCGGCACAGTTCTCATAGGGCCTGACGGTTACCTTTATGCCGGTACCGGCGATGGCGGCAGCGGCAACGATCCGCCAAACAACGCACAGAACATTAACGTGCTGCTTGGCAAGGTCATTCGGCTCGATATCAACAACATCCCGCCGGGACAGGTGCCCCAATACAACATTCCACCCGACAATCCCTATGTCGGGATCGCAGGTGCGGACGAGATCTACACTATCGGAATGCGCAATCCATACAGAATGGCATTTGACCGCGGCGGCAACAACGAACTCTGGGCTGCGGACGTGGGACAAGGGCAGATCGAAGAGGTTGACATCATTACGCTGGGCGGCAACTATGGCTGGCGTGCTTACGAGGGTAACAACTGCACGGGCCTGAACCCGACGCAATGTGCCGGCGGAGCAAATCCGATCGTCCACACGCCGCCGATCTTCCAGTACAGCCATAGCGGCGGGCGATGTTCGATCACGGGCGGTTTTGTCTATCGCGGCATCAGGAACACCCTGCCGTTCGGCAGTTATGTCTATGCCGATTACTGCTCAGGCGAGGTCTTCCTGTGGAACAACAATCAGCAGACGGTCATCGATAATACGAGTTCGCTGAATATAGTCGGTTTTGGCGAGGATGAGGCCGGCGAGCTTTATATGATCCGCGAGGGCGGGCCGATCTACAAGATCGTTCGCGTCTCATCATCGGCTGACGTTGACGGTGACCTCAAATCCGACGTTGCCGTTTACAGGCCTAGCAACAACAATTGGTATGCCCTGCACAGTTCCAACGGAACGGTCCGGCAGCAGCAGTTTGGCCAGGCAGGCGACATACCGGTCCCTGAGGATTACGACGGCGATAATATTACGGACATTGGGCTTTTCCGCCCGTCCGGCGGCCTCTGGCTCTATTATCGCAGCAGCGACAATACCGTATTCACCGACGATTGGGGCTCAAATCGCGACACGCCGGTTCCGGGCGATTATGACGGCGACGGCAAGGGCGACCTGGCGGTCTTCACGCCGTCGTCCGGGCTTTGGTTTATCCAGCGATCCAGTGATGACGGCCTGATCACGACGCAGTTCGGCGGCCTCGGCGACCGGCCGGTCATCGGCGATTACGATGGTGATGGCAGGTGTGACATCGCCATCTGGCGAGACACCGACGGCATCTGGTATCGACTGAATAGCTCGAATGGGGCGTTTTCAGCATTCCAGTGGGGAACAACTGGTGACCTGCCTGCCCCGGGCGATTTCGATGCTGACGGCAAGGCGGATGTGTCGGTATTTCGCCCGTCTAGCGGGATCTGGTATCGTCGCAACAGCCAGGCTGGGACCTTTGTCGCCACGCAGTGGGGCGTCGATGGTGACATACCGGTGGTCGGCGATTACGACGGCGACAGCCGCGATGATATAGGCGTTTTCCGGCCTTCAACGGGCATCTGGTACGCCCAGCGAAGCACCAACGGCACGCTGATGGCTGTGCAATGGGGCATGGATGGCGACGTGCCGCTGCCCAGCGTAGACAGGCCTTAA
- the tsaD gene encoding tRNA (adenosine(37)-N6)-threonylcarbamoyltransferase complex transferase subunit TsaD has translation MLILGIESSCDETAAAVVRDGREILSSVIASQIDLHRPWGGVVPELASREHLEKIGPIVTEALDRAKLTLDDIDAIAVTQGPGLIGSLLVGVCYAKSLAWARNIPFVGVNHIEGHVYSVALENPPVEYPALALIVSGGHTNIFHIPREGQYKVVSRTRDDAAGEAFDKVAKMLGLGYPGGPVIEELARTGDGAKVRFPTAKISDGRPDLSFSGLKTAVARYMRENGVEPVAEGAEPTTDIRDLAASFQAAVVRSLVGTMEKLARTLDPKTLVVAGGVACNLALRSEAEAAAMRLGVPVYFPSKHLSTDNAAMIAAAGHYHLERGEKDDIRMTADITLRLQNLDNEDAELRRKKVRYRL, from the coding sequence ATGTTAATTCTCGGAATCGAAAGCTCATGCGATGAAACAGCCGCAGCGGTCGTTCGCGACGGCCGCGAGATATTGTCATCGGTCATCGCATCGCAGATCGACCTGCACCGTCCGTGGGGCGGCGTGGTGCCGGAACTTGCTTCGCGTGAGCACCTCGAAAAGATCGGACCGATCGTTACCGAGGCACTCGACAGGGCGAAATTGACGCTTGACGACATCGACGCCATCGCGGTCACGCAGGGGCCGGGCCTGATCGGTTCCTTGCTTGTCGGCGTCTGCTATGCAAAATCGCTGGCTTGGGCCCGAAACATTCCGTTCGTCGGTGTGAATCACATCGAGGGGCATGTCTATTCCGTTGCATTGGAAAATCCGCCGGTTGAATATCCGGCGCTTGCACTGATCGTATCTGGCGGGCATACAAATATCTTTCATATTCCGCGTGAGGGCCAATACAAGGTCGTGTCGCGAACCCGCGATGACGCAGCCGGCGAGGCGTTTGACAAGGTCGCAAAGATGCTCGGCCTCGGCTATCCCGGTGGGCCGGTGATCGAGGAACTGGCAAGGACCGGCGACGGCGCGAAGGTCCGTTTCCCAACCGCAAAAATATCCGATGGCCGGCCGGACCTAAGCTTTAGCGGACTGAAGACGGCCGTCGCCCGGTATATGAGAGAGAATGGGGTGGAACCGGTCGCAGAGGGAGCCGAACCGACGACGGATATACGCGACCTTGCCGCGAGCTTTCAGGCGGCCGTTGTGCGTTCGCTGGTCGGAACGATGGAGAAGCTCGCTCGCACGCTCGATCCCAAGACCCTCGTTGTTGCAGGAGGCGTGGCGTGCAATCTCGCCCTGCGGTCTGAGGCTGAGGCGGCAGCGATGCGTCTCGGCGTGCCTGTTTACTTTCCGTCAAAGCATCTGTCGACGGACAACGCGGCGATGATCGCGGCGGCAGGGCATTATCATCTGGAGCGCGGCGAGAAGGACGACATTAGAATGACGGCTGACATTACGCTGCGGCTGCAGAACCTCGACAATGAGGATGCTGAACTGCGGCGAAAAAAGGTGCGGTATCGCCTCTGA
- a CDS encoding DUF937 domain-containing protein — MFSLQDLLGQEQGNMAVDEISRSVGADNSMVSTAIQAALPAILNGLANNAATPAGAESLNTALDEDHSDGSVLGNLGGLGSLIFGGDQQAAPPPQANAGGILGHILGNSQGAVAEEVSQKSGLNIGTVAQILMFLAPIVMSYLGQRKQQENVGADGLGGLLGGILGGAAQPAQQQSSGNAVIDMASSMLDSDRDGSALDDIASMAFKYMTNKQ; from the coding sequence ATGTTCTCATTACAGGACCTGCTTGGGCAGGAGCAGGGAAATATGGCGGTTGACGAGATAAGCCGCAGCGTCGGGGCCGACAATTCGATGGTCAGCACCGCGATCCAGGCAGCATTGCCGGCTATTCTTAACGGTTTGGCAAATAATGCCGCCACGCCCGCAGGGGCCGAGAGCCTTAACACCGCTCTCGACGAGGACCACAGCGACGGAAGCGTCCTTGGCAACCTTGGCGGGCTCGGAAGCTTGATCTTTGGGGGTGACCAGCAGGCCGCCCCGCCGCCGCAGGCAAACGCAGGCGGCATTCTGGGCCACATCCTTGGTAATTCGCAGGGCGCGGTCGCCGAAGAGGTCAGCCAGAAATCGGGCCTTAACATCGGTACCGTGGCCCAGATCTTGATGTTTCTCGCCCCAATCGTGATGAGCTATCTCGGCCAGCGAAAACAGCAGGAGAATGTCGGTGCGGATGGCCTCGGCGGCCTGCTCGGCGGTATTCTTGGCGGTGCTGCCCAGCCCGCTCAGCAGCAGTCTTCCGGAAACGCAGTCATCGATATGGCGTCAAGCATGCTCGACAGCGACCGCGACGGCAGCGCGCTGGACGATATAGCGTCTATGGCGTTCAAATATATGACGAATAAGCAGTAA
- a CDS encoding aminopeptidase P family protein — translation MRRFPVFLLILAFATTAVPFGRQAGPTSIIVTPPAPRFTDAERQAELAKRRAAVASKMADKSVLILFSAEPRLYTNDVDYVYRQENNLYYLTALKQDGATFVMTKNGGTVTETLFLPKRVPLREAWEGKMYSREQAMAVSGLKTVVDSSEREAFLQAVRDKKPFVSKEGASISAADNVYLLLPEGEHDDNGLREFRVENDFARGLSGYKVENAQPIFAELRLVKSPYELKLLQHAVDISTEAHMRAMAAVGRANWEYEVHAELEYTFRRRNADNWGYPSIVGCGPNATTLHYVESQSPVKKGDVMLIDAAAEYDHYTADITRSYPVNGKFTKEQAEIYQIVYDAQEAVAKATKPGVTFGELSAIARNTINDGLFKLGLVLDKNSRQAGIWSFHGLGHWIGMNVHDVGSYSLPLRPGMVYTNEPGIYIREDALDNLPNTPENQAFIDKVRPVYEKYKNIGVRIEDDMLVTSTGVEWMSGKLPRSIVDIEAFMASASKQPLGRNGASAFFPYAVAVR, via the coding sequence ATGAGACGTTTTCCAGTGTTTTTGCTGATACTAGCCTTTGCCACGACGGCTGTCCCGTTCGGTCGGCAGGCGGGGCCGACCTCGATCATTGTGACGCCGCCGGCTCCTAGATTCACCGATGCCGAGCGTCAGGCCGAGCTCGCCAAACGGCGAGCCGCCGTCGCATCCAAAATGGCTGACAAGAGCGTCCTCATTCTCTTCTCCGCCGAGCCCAGGCTCTATACGAATGACGTCGATTACGTATATCGACAGGAGAACAACCTCTATTACCTCACCGCTCTCAAGCAAGACGGAGCCACCTTCGTCATGACCAAGAACGGCGGCACGGTGACCGAAACGCTCTTTCTGCCGAAGCGTGTGCCGCTGCGCGAGGCTTGGGAGGGCAAGATGTATTCGCGCGAGCAGGCGATGGCTGTCTCGGGGCTAAAGACTGTCGTTGACTCCTCGGAACGCGAGGCGTTCCTGCAGGCCGTCAGAGACAAGAAACCATTCGTATCGAAAGAAGGGGCATCGATCTCGGCCGCCGATAATGTCTATCTGCTCCTGCCTGAGGGCGAGCATGACGACAATGGCCTTCGCGAGTTTAGGGTCGAGAATGACTTTGCACGAGGCTTGTCAGGCTACAAGGTCGAGAACGCGCAGCCGATATTCGCCGAACTCCGCCTCGTGAAGTCTCCGTACGAATTGAAGTTGCTCCAGCATGCCGTTGATATCTCGACCGAGGCCCATATGCGTGCAATGGCCGCCGTTGGACGTGCGAATTGGGAGTATGAGGTCCATGCCGAGTTGGAATATACTTTTCGCCGGCGCAACGCCGACAATTGGGGTTACCCGTCGATAGTCGGCTGCGGGCCGAATGCGACGACGCTGCACTATGTCGAGTCGCAAAGCCCGGTCAAGAAGGGCGATGTGATGCTCATCGACGCCGCCGCGGAATATGACCACTACACCGCCGATATCACACGCAGCTATCCGGTAAATGGAAAATTCACAAAGGAACAGGCAGAGATCTATCAGATCGTTTATGATGCGCAAGAAGCAGTGGCAAAGGCCACGAAGCCGGGCGTGACCTTTGGCGAGTTAAGCGCGATCGCCCGCAACACCATCAACGACGGCCTCTTCAAGCTCGGCCTCGTACTCGACAAGAACTCTCGTCAGGCAGGCATTTGGTCATTCCACGGCCTCGGCCACTGGATCGGAATGAACGTGCACGACGTTGGCAGCTATTCTCTGCCGCTACGGCCCGGCATGGTCTATACCAATGAGCCCGGAATATACATCCGTGAGGACGCCCTCGACAATCTGCCAAACACGCCCGAGAATCAGGCATTTATCGATAAGGTTCGGCCGGTTTATGAGAAATACAAGAACATAGGCGTCCGAATCGAGGACGATATGCTCGTGACCTCGACAGGCGTCGAATGGATGAGCGGCAAGTTGCCGCGTTCGATCGTCGATATCGAGGCATTCATGGCATCGGCATCCAAGCAACCGCTGGGAAGAAACGGAGCATCGGCCTTTTTTCCATACGCGGTAGCAGTAAGATAA
- a CDS encoding diacylglycerol kinase family lipid kinase: MSESADNSLPLVIVNPKSASGSTRENWAATAADLRAHFGPFSVAFTKGPGDGIDIAQRAAEAGREFIIACGGDGTINEVANGILLSGCDAELGVLPSGTGGDFRRTLGLPFNNRDAAAALRDGATRRIDAGRVTFRDHDGNEVGRYFLNVSSAGLAATIIKRVKSAKVFDWLPVESMRGRANFAVSTLQEVLDLEPTTVAVRIDGGEEHSLQTIAFCVANARYFGGGMMIAPDAAINDGLLEIVNIGDIGTLKVLLNAWSLYRGTHGRLAEVKTSQARRIEIRPTKDEPVLIETDGELPGRLPAVYEVVPEAIRVRVPLAADLI, from the coding sequence GTGTCCGAATCAGCCGACAATTCCCTTCCGCTGGTCATCGTCAACCCAAAGTCCGCCTCGGGCTCGACGCGTGAGAATTGGGCCGCGACGGCGGCCGATCTGCGGGCACACTTTGGACCGTTCAGCGTGGCGTTTACAAAAGGGCCGGGCGACGGAATAGATATCGCCCAACGTGCGGCCGAGGCCGGGCGTGAATTCATCATAGCCTGCGGCGGTGACGGGACGATCAACGAGGTCGCAAATGGCATTCTGCTATCGGGCTGCGATGCCGAGCTTGGCGTGCTGCCGTCCGGGACCGGCGGCGATTTTCGCAGAACGCTAGGGCTTCCCTTCAATAACCGCGATGCCGCCGCAGCCCTGCGCGACGGAGCAACTCGACGGATCGACGCCGGCCGAGTCACGTTTCGCGATCACGACGGTAACGAGGTCGGTCGCTATTTTCTCAATGTTTCGTCCGCCGGCCTTGCCGCTACGATCATAAAGCGTGTGAAATCGGCGAAAGTGTTCGACTGGCTGCCGGTCGAATCGATGCGCGGCCGAGCAAATTTCGCGGTCTCTACCTTGCAGGAGGTCCTCGATCTCGAACCGACAACGGTGGCCGTTCGGATCGACGGCGGCGAAGAACATTCGCTGCAGACGATCGCCTTCTGCGTCGCAAACGCGAGATATTTCGGCGGCGGCATGATGATCGCGCCGGACGCCGCTATCAACGACGGCCTGCTCGAAATTGTCAACATCGGCGACATCGGAACGCTCAAGGTTCTGCTGAACGCTTGGTCGCTGTATCGAGGCACGCACGGACGGCTCGCTGAGGTCAAGACCTCTCAGGCGCGACGCATCGAGATCCGCCCGACCAAGGATGAACCGGTGCTGATCGAGACCGATGGCGAACTTCCCGGCCGCTTGCCGGCTGTTTATGAGGTCGTTCCGGAGGCGATCAGGGTCCGCGTCCCGCTTGCGGCCGATCTGATCTGA
- a CDS encoding DUF2490 domain-containing protein: MNCIQQLPGLMLVIAVLIGFARAQASPDRKDNQAINDFQVSVPLTGRVDLLVLATARLGENMTDFSEGRLGGGISIRVGKGVSISPTYQLIQTRVASGTFRTEHRYSLRASYRFPFKKFGLTHRSTYEYRVRSSGNSWRYRPSLSFQRGLPKRFIPKASLFITEEPFYVSTTRRFSRNRFTMGVSKTINDHLTLDIYYMRQQDGVSRPGDLNVLGTSWRIRL; the protein is encoded by the coding sequence ATGAATTGCATCCAACAACTTCCGGGCCTGATGTTGGTGATCGCTGTTCTGATCGGCTTTGCTCGGGCGCAAGCGTCGCCGGATCGAAAAGACAACCAGGCGATCAATGATTTTCAGGTCAGTGTGCCGCTCACGGGCCGTGTCGATCTACTAGTGTTGGCCACGGCCCGACTGGGCGAGAATATGACCGACTTTAGCGAAGGCCGTCTCGGCGGCGGCATCTCGATCAGGGTCGGCAAGGGCGTGTCGATCTCGCCGACATATCAGCTTATCCAGACGCGTGTTGCGAGCGGCACATTTCGGACCGAGCACCGCTACAGCCTGCGCGCCTCGTACCGGTTCCCATTCAAGAAGTTTGGCCTGACACATCGAAGCACCTACGAATACCGTGTTCGATCGAGCGGCAACTCATGGCGATACCGGCCGTCGCTGAGCTTCCAAAGGGGCCTTCCCAAGAGATTTATTCCAAAGGCGAGCTTGTTTATCACCGAAGAACCCTTTTACGTCTCCACAACGCGACGGTTCTCGCGCAATCGCTTTACCATGGGCGTCAGCAAGACGATCAACGACCATCTCACGCTCGACATCTATTACATGCGGCAGCAGGACGGTGTATCACGTCCCGGCGACCTGAACGTGCTCGGCACGAGTTGGCGAATACGCCTCTAA